A genomic segment from Tindallia californiensis encodes:
- the cobT gene encoding nicotinate-nucleotide--dimethylbenzimidazole phosphoribosyltransferase, with protein sequence MPSLKETIDQIQPLKKEAMDLCQKKLNNLTKPPGSLGVLEDIAIQLAGITGSTSPSVKNKTMLVMAGDHGVVAEGVSAFPQEVTPQMVLNFINGGAAINVFCRHAEAKVVVVDVGIVGDFTHPDLIQKKIKQGTDNIAAGPGMSYDEAVKAIEIGIEMAHEEVQQGAALLGAGEMGIGNTTPSSAILAACIDLPLEQIVGRGSGIQDEALTNKIRVIQQALDINQPDATDGVDLLAKVGGLEIAAMTGVMLGAAAHRVPVMVDGFIASAAALAASRICPKVTPYMIASHASMEPGHQHALRLLGLTPMLHMNMRLGEGTGAALAFHLVEASTRALEEMSTFADAGVTSS encoded by the coding sequence ATGCCGTCATTAAAAGAAACCATCGATCAGATCCAACCTCTTAAAAAAGAAGCCATGGATTTGTGTCAGAAAAAGCTTAATAACCTGACGAAGCCACCAGGCAGTTTGGGGGTGCTGGAGGATATCGCTATTCAGTTAGCCGGTATAACAGGCAGCACATCACCGTCTGTTAAGAACAAAACAATGTTGGTGATGGCCGGAGATCACGGAGTTGTTGCTGAAGGTGTCAGTGCTTTCCCTCAGGAAGTAACCCCTCAAATGGTTCTGAACTTTATCAATGGGGGAGCTGCTATCAATGTTTTCTGCCGTCATGCCGAGGCGAAGGTAGTGGTGGTGGACGTGGGCATCGTCGGTGATTTTACTCATCCTGATCTTATCCAAAAAAAGATAAAGCAGGGCACCGACAATATTGCTGCCGGGCCTGGGATGAGTTATGACGAAGCTGTAAAGGCCATTGAAATAGGAATCGAAATGGCTCATGAAGAAGTGCAACAGGGAGCCGCTTTGTTAGGTGCGGGTGAAATGGGCATTGGCAATACAACTCCCAGCAGCGCTATATTAGCCGCATGCATTGATTTACCCTTGGAACAGATCGTCGGTAGGGGGTCGGGAATTCAGGATGAGGCGCTTACCAATAAAATCCGGGTGATTCAACAGGCTTTAGACATTAATCAACCAGACGCAACCGATGGAGTTGATCTTTTGGCAAAAGTAGGCGGCTTGGAAATCGCTGCCATGACTGGCGTTATGCTGGGTGCCGCCGCTCATCGGGTACCGGTAATGGTTGATGGTTTCATCGCCAGTGCGGCTGCTTTGGCTGCCAGTCGCATCTGCCCTAAGGTTACTCCGTATATGATCGCTTCCCATGCTTCTATGGAGCCAGGTCATCAGCATGCCCTCCGTCTTTTAGGTTTAACACCCATGCTTCATATGAACATGCGTCTAGGAGAAGGTACCGGCGCTGCCTTAGCCTTCCACTTGGTAGAAGCTTCCACCAGAGCCCTTGAAGAAATGAGCACCTTCGCTGATGCTGGCGTTACTTCCAGTTAA
- a CDS encoding ABC-F family ATP-binding cassette domain-containing protein, translated as MINVINLGLSYGEQKLFEDVQLKFSPGNCYGVIGANGAGKSTFLRILSGEIEPNKGEVHIAPGLRMSVLKQDHFQFDEVEVLETVIRGNERLYEVMTEKEILYAKEDFSDEDGMKAAELEAEFAELNGWEAEAEASALLQGLGITTDLHVKKMEALPGAEKVKVLLAQALFGNPDILVLDEPTNHLDIQSIRWLEEFLINFDGIVIFVSHDRYFLNKTCTHMVDVDFGKIKMFTGNYDFWYESSQLALQMMKDQNRKKEEKVKQLQDFIARFSANASKSRQATSRKKILDKITLDDIQPSTRRYPYVGFKPEREVGKDILMVEGISKTVEGETLLKNVSFTVGKEDKIAFVSENERANTALMKIMAGEWEPDQGTVKWGVTITTAYLPKDNADYFDQEGLNLVEWLRQYSEEKSEVYLRGFLGKMLFSGEDALKKVKVLSGGEKVRCMLSRMMLKNANVLLLDQPTNHLDLESITALNNGLKAYPSNVLFTSHDHQFVDTIANRIIEITDDGIKDYRKTYEEYLELKAQKKA; from the coding sequence GTGATTAATGTTATTAATTTAGGATTAAGTTATGGAGAGCAAAAATTATTTGAAGACGTTCAACTAAAGTTTTCTCCGGGCAATTGTTATGGAGTTATTGGAGCTAATGGAGCGGGGAAAAGTACGTTTCTTAGAATCCTTTCCGGAGAAATAGAGCCAAATAAAGGTGAAGTTCACATTGCACCGGGTCTTAGAATGTCTGTACTAAAACAAGATCATTTTCAGTTTGATGAAGTGGAAGTATTAGAAACAGTCATTCGAGGAAATGAACGGCTTTATGAAGTAATGACAGAAAAAGAAATCCTTTATGCCAAAGAAGATTTTTCGGATGAAGATGGGATGAAAGCAGCAGAACTGGAAGCGGAATTTGCCGAATTAAACGGATGGGAGGCAGAAGCAGAAGCATCGGCACTGTTGCAGGGGCTTGGTATTACGACAGACCTTCATGTTAAGAAAATGGAAGCTCTTCCTGGTGCTGAAAAAGTGAAGGTATTGCTGGCGCAGGCTTTGTTTGGAAATCCAGATATTTTAGTGTTGGATGAGCCGACCAACCATTTGGATATTCAATCAATCCGATGGTTGGAAGAATTCCTAATTAACTTTGACGGCATTGTTATTTTTGTTTCTCATGATCGATATTTTCTGAATAAAACCTGTACCCATATGGTAGACGTGGACTTTGGGAAAATAAAAATGTTTACAGGGAACTACGACTTCTGGTACGAGTCCAGCCAGTTGGCACTCCAGATGATGAAGGATCAAAATCGCAAAAAAGAAGAAAAAGTGAAGCAGCTGCAGGATTTTATTGCTCGTTTTAGTGCAAATGCTTCAAAATCCAGACAAGCAACCTCTCGAAAAAAAATACTGGATAAAATCACGTTGGATGATATTCAACCATCCACCCGCCGCTACCCCTACGTTGGTTTTAAACCAGAAAGAGAAGTAGGAAAAGACATCTTAATGGTGGAAGGGATTTCAAAAACCGTAGAAGGAGAAACCTTGTTAAAAAACGTCAGTTTCACCGTAGGAAAAGAAGATAAAATAGCCTTTGTCAGTGAAAATGAAAGAGCCAATACAGCGTTAATGAAAATCATGGCAGGAGAATGGGAACCGGACCAAGGGACGGTAAAATGGGGTGTAACGATTACCACTGCCTATCTGCCAAAAGATAATGCAGACTATTTTGATCAGGAAGGCTTAAACCTGGTAGAGTGGCTGCGGCAGTATTCAGAAGAAAAATCGGAAGTGTATTTAAGAGGTTTCCTCGGAAAAATGCTTTTTTCCGGAGAAGATGCCCTGAAAAAGGTGAAAGTCCTTTCTGGTGGAGAAAAGGTCCGGTGTATGCTATCGAGAATGATGCTGAAAAATGCCAACGTCCTATTACTGGATCAGCCCACGAATCATCTGGATCTGGAATCAATCACAGCATTAAACAATGGGCTGAAAGCCTACCCCAGCAATGTATTGTTTACGTCTCACGATCATCAGTTTGTCGATACCATCGCCAATCGCATTATTGAAATAACCGATGACGGAATCAAAGATTATCGAAAAACCTATGAAGAATACCTGGAATTAAAAGCGCAAAAGAAAGCTTAA
- a CDS encoding sodium:solute symporter family protein, whose amino-acid sequence MELTHNPTLLWFLAGYGVIMVVMGIFYSKKISSSEDFILAGKSLGAVVLMGTLIATWVGSGTITGGSNSLAYSFGIWPAMLQSVSAIVGIGLLFFIAERIRTFGKYTISEILETKYGESAKMLSVLVIVLAYVGIVSYQFQGFGFVLNVTTGIPVQTGTIIAAVLIVFLAAAGGLKAVAATDAIGAFIILIGLGVGIPFSINAAGGWANITETVPPSSLEVLGGLTPLQLTGYLIPSLFLLLGDQNMYQRLAASRGSRDTRIGSIGWLIGVIFIYPAVSIIAFSARVTFPDINPGMALIATTTILPTFIGGLLLAAAAAFIVTTGNSYLLSASTNITYDLYGKYINPEASDKQKLLFTRILIPVLGLLSYLLIEYFPSILSVQMYAYTVYAAGITPAVLAVFLWKKVTKAGGLASMSAGVITTLVWEIVLRQPYDLNSSVVSIPVAFVALIIVTLMTAKKE is encoded by the coding sequence ATGGAATTAACGCATAATCCCACTCTGCTGTGGTTTTTAGCAGGGTATGGGGTCATCATGGTAGTAATGGGTATTTTTTATTCAAAGAAGATCTCTTCCAGTGAAGACTTTATTCTGGCTGGAAAATCTCTGGGTGCGGTTGTATTGATGGGAACGCTAATCGCCACCTGGGTTGGCAGTGGTACGATTACAGGAGGCAGCAACTCCCTTGCGTACAGCTTTGGCATATGGCCGGCCATGTTACAAAGTGTTTCGGCTATTGTGGGAATTGGGTTATTGTTTTTTATTGCGGAAAGAATACGGACTTTTGGAAAATATACCATCAGTGAAATATTGGAAACCAAATACGGTGAATCAGCTAAAATGCTCTCGGTATTGGTGATTGTATTGGCTTATGTGGGAATTGTGAGCTATCAATTCCAAGGGTTTGGGTTTGTCTTAAATGTAACGACAGGCATTCCGGTACAGACAGGAACGATTATTGCCGCTGTGCTTATTGTTTTTCTTGCTGCTGCAGGTGGGCTTAAAGCAGTGGCAGCAACGGATGCTATTGGTGCCTTTATTATTCTTATTGGGCTTGGAGTTGGGATCCCCTTTTCCATTAATGCGGCTGGCGGATGGGCAAATATCACAGAAACGGTTCCGCCATCAAGCTTGGAAGTTTTAGGTGGTTTGACTCCCTTACAACTGACGGGATATCTGATTCCCTCTCTGTTCCTTTTGCTGGGAGATCAAAATATGTATCAGCGACTGGCGGCTTCTCGTGGTAGCCGAGATACCAGAATTGGTTCCATAGGATGGCTAATAGGGGTAATCTTTATTTATCCGGCGGTTTCAATTATCGCTTTTTCCGCCAGAGTTACCTTTCCGGACATTAATCCGGGAATGGCATTGATAGCCACTACGACAATCTTACCGACCTTTATAGGGGGACTTCTTTTAGCGGCGGCGGCTGCCTTTATTGTTACAACAGGAAATTCGTATCTTTTGTCGGCTTCAACCAATATTACCTATGATTTATACGGAAAATATATTAACCCAGAAGCATCGGATAAACAAAAGTTATTATTTACCCGAATATTGATCCCGGTACTGGGCTTGCTTTCTTATTTGCTGATCGAATATTTTCCTAGCATTCTATCTGTACAAATGTATGCTTACACCGTATATGCGGCAGGGATTACACCGGCAGTATTAGCTGTATTTCTATGGAAAAAAGTTACCAAAGCCGGTGGGCTGGCATCCATGTCAGCTGGTGTGATTACAACGCTGGTATGGGAAATTGTTTTAAGACAACCTTATGATCTGAATAGCTCCGTTGTCTCTATTCCCGTTGCTTTTGTAGCCTTAATTATTGTTACCTTGATGACGGCAAAAAAAGAGTGA